The Oxalobacteraceae bacterium OTU3CINTB1 genome includes a window with the following:
- a CDS encoding helix-turn-helix domain-containing protein: MTNKLMADGHYKGVVHPAAVGKVFRLERYLPEPDLAPFVEYFWLVAWQLPLGVVHVQRTLPSPCIHVVFDRGRSGVFGVMTGAFEYTLRDSGRVLGTRFRPGAFRGFLGRPVQSITDQELPLSSVFRCDDAEAERKVLDAPDDAGMVAAASAILRGALPPHDPQIDRIGAILQTIKDHPDITQVQQLADQLGISVRRLQLLFKEYVGASPKWVIRRNRLLDAADQLANGTDVDLATLAQSLGYYDQAHFTTDFEKLVGKPPADYRRSCKAPTA; encoded by the coding sequence ATGACCAATAAGCTGATGGCCGATGGTCACTACAAAGGTGTGGTGCATCCGGCGGCGGTGGGCAAGGTCTTTCGGCTTGAGCGCTACCTGCCCGAGCCGGACCTGGCGCCGTTTGTCGAGTACTTTTGGCTGGTCGCCTGGCAGTTGCCGCTAGGCGTGGTCCACGTACAGCGCACCCTGCCCTCGCCGTGCATCCATGTGGTGTTTGACAGGGGCCGGAGCGGCGTGTTCGGCGTGATGACGGGCGCGTTCGAATACACGCTGCGCGATAGCGGCCGCGTGCTGGGCACACGGTTCCGGCCGGGGGCGTTTCGCGGTTTTCTTGGGCGGCCGGTGCAATCCATCACCGACCAGGAACTGCCGCTGTCGTCGGTGTTCCGCTGCGATGACGCCGAGGCAGAACGCAAAGTGCTCGACGCGCCCGACGATGCGGGCATGGTGGCCGCCGCCAGCGCCATCCTGCGCGGCGCCCTGCCGCCTCACGATCCGCAAATCGACCGCATCGGCGCGATATTGCAGACGATCAAAGATCATCCCGACATCACGCAGGTACAGCAACTTGCCGATCAGCTGGGAATCAGTGTGCGCCGGCTGCAACTGCTGTTCAAGGAATATGTCGGGGCCAGTCCGAAGTGGGTCATCCGCCGCAACCGCCTGCTCGACGCGGCCGACCAGTTGGCCAACGGCACCGACGTCGACCTCGCCACCTTGGCGCAGTCGCTGGGCTACTATGACCAGGCGCACTTCACGACGGACTTTGAAAAGCTGGTCGGCAAACCGCCAGCCGACTACCGCCGTAGTTGCAAGGCACCAACGGCCTGA
- a CDS encoding glutathione S-transferase family protein: MASQITLYHCPHSRSTGVITLLEELKAPYQLHVMNMKKGENREAAYLSINPMGKVPAIRHGDAIVTEQVAIYPYLADLFPEAKLAPPIGDPQRGPYLRWMAFYGSCFEPALVDRWLKREVEDKATTGYGNFDDVFTTLVGQLSKGPYMLGEQFTALDVLWGGALGWMTAFDLLPTRQEITDYVARVQGRPAAVEVQRRDDEMAAAQAA, encoded by the coding sequence ATGGCATCGCAAATCACTTTATATCACTGCCCGCATTCCCGCTCCACCGGCGTCATCACATTGCTGGAGGAACTCAAGGCGCCATACCAATTACATGTCATGAACATGAAGAAGGGCGAGAACCGCGAGGCCGCCTATCTTTCGATCAATCCGATGGGCAAGGTGCCGGCCATCCGCCACGGCGACGCCATCGTCACTGAACAGGTGGCGATCTACCCGTATCTGGCGGACCTGTTCCCCGAGGCGAAGCTGGCGCCGCCGATCGGCGATCCACAGCGCGGCCCGTATCTGCGCTGGATGGCGTTCTACGGCAGCTGCTTCGAGCCGGCGCTGGTCGACCGCTGGCTCAAGCGCGAAGTCGAGGACAAGGCGACCACCGGTTACGGCAATTTCGACGACGTCTTCACCACGCTGGTCGGCCAGTTGTCCAAGGGGCCTTATATGCTGGGCGAGCAGTTCACCGCGCTCGATGTGCTGTGGGGCGGGGCGCTGGGATGGATGACCGCCTTCGACCTGCTGCCCACGCGTCAGGAAATCACCGACTACGTCGCCCGCGTGCAGGGCCGGCCTGCCGCCGTCGAGGTGCAGCGCCGGGATGACGAAATGGCCGCCGCGCAAGCAGCCTGA
- the speD gene encoding adenosylmethionine decarboxylase: MKRETLQEAGVALPAVHQPVGIHVLADLNGIDAEKLSSCEALEKLLRAAAEAAHAHVLHSHFHGFGEGQGVTGVVLLAESHISIHTWPECGFAAADIFMCGSAQPELALTIIEQALAPASSHINTVRRAPPGFD; encoded by the coding sequence GTGAAACGCGAAACGCTACAGGAGGCCGGCGTGGCTTTGCCGGCCGTTCACCAACCGGTCGGCATTCATGTGCTGGCCGATCTGAACGGAATCGATGCTGAAAAATTAAGCAGCTGCGAGGCGCTGGAAAAGTTACTGCGGGCGGCGGCCGAGGCGGCGCACGCGCATGTCCTGCATAGCCATTTTCACGGATTTGGCGAAGGCCAGGGTGTGACCGGGGTGGTGTTGCTGGCCGAGTCGCATATCTCGATCCATACGTGGCCGGAGTGTGGTTTTGCGGCCGCCGACATCTTTATGTGCGGCAGCGCGCAGCCTGAGTTGGCGCTCACTATCATCGAACAGGCCTTGGCGCCTGCGTCCAGCCACATCAATACAGTTCGGCGAGCGCCGCCGGGCTTCGACTGA
- a CDS encoding DUF4178 domain-containing protein — protein MQIVSCPSCGAEVKFRSHASVMAVCEYCGTSVLKDADSVKDLGKMSSVLEDYSPIQIGASGVLGKRQFTVVGRIQLRYSAGMWNEWYLLFDDGATSWLGDSSGMYTVTAEYKGNGITPHEINVPAFEQLRPGASYGINGAPYIAAEIRLADCIGGQGELPFKVGEGYQSKVADFRRGTEFITLDCSDSPRPIIYTGMAVTLDSLRMQLLRDDETIHRSAGRYRGKLDALDCPSCGSGIKYLPGVTTTLVCPACQTQIDAAGTEATVLAAGERVTAARPTLDLGATANINKQDFTIIGMMRRMDDEGTEWTEYLMYGARAGFSWLVETDEGWSGATVMSEWPVVYTPGQQNVVVEKAQYQLLYAYGSEVTFAAGAFNWRVAVGDHTQVEEFQAGQIRLACETSEQEMTWSRSAPVAVDQLKAWFGAQFHGSAMPAKAAGGTLTVKNRYRNAAKYIIGFMLVINAIPLLTNFSGTWFMSAIGALAIYLPATFLDSNDKS, from the coding sequence ATGCAAATCGTTTCCTGTCCCAGCTGCGGCGCGGAAGTCAAATTCCGCTCGCACGCCTCGGTCATGGCCGTCTGCGAATATTGCGGCACCAGCGTGCTCAAAGACGCCGACTCGGTCAAAGACCTGGGCAAGATGTCCTCCGTGCTGGAGGACTATTCGCCGATCCAGATCGGCGCCTCCGGCGTGCTCGGTAAGCGGCAATTCACGGTCGTCGGCCGCATCCAGTTGCGCTATTCGGCCGGCATGTGGAACGAGTGGTATCTGCTGTTCGACGACGGCGCCACCTCGTGGCTGGGCGATTCGTCCGGCATGTACACCGTCACCGCAGAATACAAGGGCAACGGCATCACGCCGCACGAGATCAACGTGCCGGCGTTCGAACAGCTGCGCCCCGGCGCCAGCTATGGCATCAACGGCGCGCCGTATATCGCCGCCGAGATCCGCTTGGCCGATTGCATTGGCGGCCAGGGCGAGTTGCCGTTCAAGGTGGGCGAAGGCTATCAGAGCAAGGTCGCCGACTTCCGGCGCGGCACGGAGTTCATCACCCTCGATTGCTCGGATTCGCCACGCCCGATCATCTACACCGGCATGGCGGTCACGCTCGACAGCCTGCGCATGCAGCTATTGCGCGACGACGAGACCATCCATCGCTCCGCTGGGCGTTATCGCGGCAAGCTCGATGCGCTCGATTGCCCGTCCTGCGGCAGCGGCATCAAATATCTGCCTGGTGTGACGACGACGCTGGTGTGCCCGGCGTGCCAGACGCAAATCGACGCGGCGGGCACCGAGGCGACGGTGCTGGCGGCCGGCGAACGCGTGACCGCGGCGCGGCCGACGCTCGATCTGGGCGCCACGGCCAACATCAACAAACAGGATTTCACCATCATCGGCATGATGCGGCGCATGGACGACGAGGGCACCGAGTGGACCGAGTACCTGATGTACGGCGCGCGCGCCGGCTTCTCATGGCTGGTGGAGACGGACGAGGGCTGGTCCGGCGCCACGGTGATGTCGGAGTGGCCGGTCGTCTACACGCCGGGACAGCAAAACGTGGTGGTGGAAAAAGCGCAGTACCAGCTGCTGTACGCCTACGGTTCGGAAGTCACCTTCGCCGCCGGCGCCTTCAACTGGCGCGTGGCCGTTGGCGACCATACGCAGGTCGAGGAATTCCAGGCCGGCCAGATCCGGCTGGCATGCGAGACCAGCGAACAGGAAATGACGTGGTCGCGCTCCGCGCCGGTCGCGGTCGACCAGCTGAAGGCCTGGTTCGGCGCCCAATTCCATGGCAGCGCGATGCCCGCGAAAGCAGCCGGCGGCACGCTGACGGTCAAAAACCGCTACCGCAACGCCGCCAAATACATCATCGGATTCATGCTGGTAATCAATGCGATACCGCTGCTGACGAATTTTTCCGGCACCTGGTTCATGAGCGCGATCGGCGCCCTGGCGATCTACCTGCCGGCGACATTTTTAGATAGCAACGACAAATCATGA
- a CDS encoding SPFH domain-containing protein yields the protein MGIGSFIKKQFIDVLQWNEEVDGVLAWRYPMQDFEIQNGGVLVVRESQMAVFVNEGQVADVFGPGTHKLTTQTLPILTNLKNWDKLFDSPFKSDVYFFSTRVQTGRKWGTPQPITIRDKDFDMVRVRAFGMYSYRVADPRLFFKEISGTREVYTRDEVEEQLRGILMATMASSLGSAQVPFLDMAANQALMAQQVKGDLSTAFGRYGIGLDEFNVASVSLPEELQAALDERISAGMKGGMSADKMAGFTRYQVASAIPMAASNEGGLAGIGAGLGAGMTVGQMMGQAMAGAAAPAAAAPVAPAAPAEDSIENRLEKLKGLLDKGLISAADYDSTKAELLKKLIG from the coding sequence ATGGGCATCGGCAGCTTTATCAAGAAGCAGTTTATCGACGTACTGCAGTGGAACGAGGAAGTCGACGGCGTACTGGCCTGGCGCTATCCGATGCAGGATTTCGAGATCCAGAACGGCGGCGTGCTGGTGGTGCGCGAGTCGCAGATGGCGGTGTTCGTCAACGAGGGCCAGGTCGCCGACGTCTTCGGCCCCGGCACCCACAAGCTGACCACGCAAACCCTGCCGATCCTGACCAACCTGAAAAACTGGGACAAGCTGTTCGACTCGCCGTTCAAGTCGGATGTCTATTTTTTCAGCACCCGCGTGCAGACCGGCCGTAAATGGGGCACGCCGCAGCCGATCACGATCCGCGACAAGGACTTCGACATGGTGCGCGTGCGCGCCTTCGGCATGTATTCGTACCGTGTGGCCGATCCGCGCCTGTTCTTCAAGGAGATCAGCGGCACGCGCGAGGTCTACACCCGCGACGAGGTGGAGGAGCAGCTGCGCGGCATCCTGATGGCGACCATGGCCAGCTCCCTGGGTAGCGCGCAGGTGCCGTTCCTCGATATGGCGGCCAACCAGGCGCTGATGGCGCAGCAGGTCAAGGGCGACCTGTCCACCGCGTTCGGCCGCTATGGCATCGGACTCGATGAATTCAACGTCGCCAGCGTCAGCCTGCCGGAGGAACTGCAGGCCGCGCTGGACGAGCGCATCTCCGCCGGCATGAAGGGCGGCATGAGCGCCGACAAAATGGCCGGCTTCACCCGCTACCAGGTGGCCAGCGCGATCCCGATGGCCGCGTCGAACGAAGGCGGCCTGGCGGGCATCGGCGCCGGCCTAGGCGCCGGCATGACGGTCGGCCAGATGATGGGGCAGGCCATGGCCGGCGCGGCGGCGCCTGCGGCCGCGGCGCCTGTCGCACCGGCCGCGCCGGCCGAGGACTCGATCGAAAACCGCCTGGAAAAGCTCAAGGGACTGCTCGACAAAGGCCTGATCTCGGCCGCCGACTACGACAGCACCAAGGCCGAACTGCTCAAAAAACTGATCGGCTGA